The stretch of DNA CCTGTGCTCACTGTCTCCAGCCACACCGCATTCCACTACAGCTGCCTACGGATAGCTGATAGCATCATCAGCGGTAGGCCGGTCTAATCGAGCCCAGTGCTTCCAGGCCTAAAAACCATGCGGGCTAGAATAGCGTCGTTCCGTTAAACTGGGGCGGGTCTATGTTACTGAGAGTTAGCGAAggaatatttaagttttattttagagCAAATCCGTGTACGCCGGGCCCGCTGTCTTACCTCTGCTTTTACTGACAGCGCTGAATTTGTGTGCGAGTGGCGTCTCTCGTTTCGTATCCACAAGATGGCTGAACCTGGGTCACGTGACAACACGTATGCCGAAAATTGCCCGGATGAGAGCGTGCGTGCTGACAGCAGCAGATCCGAAAGCGCGCTCGCGCCCCCACATATACATAATGCTTCCACACACTGCAGATggaacttttaaatgaaaatttttttATGACCTACACGAATCTGTCCATCATTACATTTGCcatagtttttatagttttatatatttttttatatatgaacaTTCACATTACTCTACCCTAGAAATAGTTTATTTAGGctacataaatgtattttactaatttaaataataaaacgtgcttttatatatatgtataaaaaatttttttagaaatAGCCTATTAATATTAATAGCCTATGCAGTAGCTCTTGTATTTAGTTTTTACATAATtcatattattcatataataaccTACAAGCTTATGTAGCCTATTTTGTTTTGAGATCTTGTTCTAAAGCCTTAAAGACTAAAACTTCACCCAAATCTTAGCACTAATCCTTAATGACCAGTTTTGGcttctttttcagtttcagtttttttttttaaagtgaatatGATTACCTGTTACATAACTAAATTAGGTTTTGTGGAATTTAAACAAATCTctagtaattaaaaaatatgttattgtatgatgttatgttattttattttatgcagggTTTGTTCCCCAAAAGTAGCTAGGCCTGTTGCTAGATTAtcaaacacacatatatgcagTGCAATAAAGGTATTGATAGGAAGGGAAGCTGTCTTGTTTACACGGTTTCTTTTTTTACGCTGCTGAGTTTTGAGTTTTATTcaaaatgagttaaaaaaaagTACCCTGCTAGAATGCAACAATTACATTTGGCATTTttgctttacaaatattttatttatgctattcTATGCATTTAAGATCTAAAACATGATTTATTGTCTGCAAAACAAGAAAACAGCCTAATATTAAATCATGATTGATTATTTAATCAGTAAACATCATAattctttttctctcttcttctaGAGCACAGGCGAATGGAGTTATCACCCTAACTCTACTCCTACTCCTAACCTGCATCTACATCTAGTAGCAAGCACATGAACAGACAAATGCTGTTTCATGCAGCAATGTAATTCTGAGAAATGACATAACAGAATATTGCACTTTAAAGTACTTATACCTTGTGTGGGTTATGAGCTGCTTCTGAAACAGtcaaaacaaaaaggaaataatCTTTATTTCCTCGAACTGTAATGTGATCCTCTTTGCTTCCAATACAAGTGAAGACCTGTGTTCATATGAAACACTGTTACATGCTGCCAGATAATTGCCTGTAAAtccattatttataaaaacattttctggCAGTGAACttaaatcaataaaagaaaaaacttattttgtaaaaatgtaaaaagaaaattatttcttattaaggTTTGAAGTTATTTTTCTATAGATTACTGTATAAGGAAAGtgtataatgaaaaatgtatttagcctataaaaaacattaaataaaatgataaaaaaaatctaaatattctaTCAATTTTGATAAATATAGATTATATACTACTGTATAAGCAAactttacactgaaaaaaattattatgtatttaaaaaatacatgaaataaaattaaaataaaaaaatgagaagcAACACTTTATAGGAGATTGaattatatttatctttatatCTAATGCAGTATTAAatcataatattgttttaaatctttttagatttttaattgttaaataagATTCActgaagaccttttttttttgcgGTGTATATCTGTAACTGGAAACTTTTTTGTACttctttaattttaaatgctCCCGTTAGTGCGATACACATTTTAACCTCACAGTTGATATGAACACACAAGAGCCGCATACATCATACTTGTTAATTAACTAAAATAGATTAGGATGAAATATATGTCACACACCGCAGGGTGGGTTAACTTCCCAAAATCTATTTCATGTAAGCTACAGTATACCCATCTTTATGAGCTGTGACTGTACTGACTAAGAGAAAATGAAGTAGCCTACTTACAGGCTAACAGGAAGATATAAGAACAGTACCAAAGGCATGTTTCTGTTAGCAAGGATGTGGTCACAGACAAAACCTCTGAAAACAGAAGTGCGACTAACTTCAGTTTTCTTGATAGCATTTAAGGGAAAGTATCTCCTGTGAGACACGTCCTGGTGAGCACAGACAGTCATTTCATTTAACacaattattttgtgtatgtgtgtgtgtgttgtatgtcATAACAACCTCTTTTATTGAAATCAGTTTAGATATTGCAGAGGCATAATTTCAGTAACTGTATTCTCTCTTCAACTAAGTTTCATTGTTAGGAAATTGCTTGCAgcttcatttgaaatgttttgtgtaaaaatattatGGTTGTGTGATATAGAATGAGTAACATAAGTACTGTGTAAATAGCACTGTTATGCTTTGTAGTGTACAGGAGGGACAAAACTAGTCATCATTTCATTCATGATACTAATGGTGATTTTTGCAGACCAGACATGATTTCGTGAGAGATGAAGCCCACAtgtctgaaaaagagaaagactGTGGTTTATTGACATGTGTCTCAAGATATGTTGAAGTAGATGAAATGTCAAAGAGGTTTAAGGTCTGGCATAAGTGGGAAGCTTAAATATTGTCTGTACTTCACAGataatgcaggaaaaaaaaagacatccgCCAGTTTGTCCTGCTTAGGTCACATTTAACGGATTTTGTTCTTGTGGTTTATtggtttgcaaaacatttttggCAGCAGAGGTACGACCTTCACAACTCTGCTTATTTGTAAGGGTGATGTGAGATGAAAGCAGGTTGTTTTGTCGGGGTGTGAATGTATAAGAATGTGTTTGTCAGAGTGTGCCAAAATTGGAGGTATTTTGTAATTGAATTGTTACAGTCACAATTtcctttgctttattttttttagggtttTATTAGGTTtcttagaaaagatttatatgaGTGCATTACTACGGAAAACTACCACCAGTTTCACTCAAGGAGAAATGATACTTTGAATTCATCGGCGAAGGTAAGAATATACTGATGAACTAAAGAGCGGCAAAAAGTTCACGCAGAACAATTGCAAAAAAACCTGTCAATggttatatttgttattttctcattgttgttttttaaattactgtattttgaaaCAATAAATTAACctttctaaatatttaaataaaaatgtttaagataataattacaataaataaaacaaatgtgcaaAATTGCACCAGTGATTAATTTTCGATTGTAATGACAAAGCATGAGagaatttttatatttggtgCAAAGTATTAAATGCAATTGATTATGGTAAATTCTATTTATTAATCTTGCTAATATTTGACTTCAATATGAAAAAAGAGTGCATGAGAGTTTTTATTTACTAAACCTAGCATCACTTTTTGGCTGGAATGATTTAAACAAAAAAGGTTTGTCATACAGATTAACTAAATCTTGATCACCAGCAAATCAACAtcatgttcagtttttaaataagtgGAAACTTGTTCAAAATGAGACCAATAGAAACTTGCTTGTAAAATGTTTGATGTGTCTGAAACATCATAATGAAAAACGAGGTTCAAGTCATCAGGTACTTTCTGCGTGCAGCTTCATTTTGCcttattaacaaaaacaattcccttactattttttttttcaattttattttagaaagaaaCTATGCAGTTCTTTGTTTGAAAAGTCTGagcaatgcagttttttttaatgcatatagaAAACAGACCTAGCGTGTTGCATTCAAAGCATCCCGTTTTTTTTAAGTTGctcttttttaaatcaaatataattacaataactgTTGCATCAAGCGAAAATAGAAAGCATAACATCGATGACTGTGCATATGACATGCAAATTTCACTTGTGAAAGTTACAAATTTCATGAAAACATATGTGATGTGTTTCGCACCTCTTTCCATGCCAGTTTCACTATGACGAACTGCTCAACTACAGATGTGgacactttaacacagatactGGACTTGGTGATTTACGTGCCTGTCCTGGTGTTCGGCTTGCCATTAAACATCGCAGCACTGGTGGTGTTCTGTGTGCTGCTCAGAAAATGGACCGAGTCCTCCATTTACATGACCAACCTGGCTCTGATGGACCTTCTGTTGCTGCTGCAGTTGCCTTTCAAAATGCATGCAGCACACCACAAGTGGGAAGAAGACAAAAAGCTATTTTGCTCCTTCCTGGAAAGTCTCTACTTTGTAGCCATGTACGGTAGCATCTACACAATTGtgtgcatcgccatagaccggtACATCGCCATTAACCACCCATTTCAAGCCAAGCAGGTGCGCTCCAAAAAAAACGCCTTGATTGTTTGCAGTTTCATTTGGGTGTTTGTTATGGCAACGACTTCACCCATCTACTCCTTCCGGGAAATGAAAAGTGGGAATTTCACCTGTTTCCATGGCTTCTCTAAGAAGGGTTGGAGCACTGGAATAATCGTGTGCCTGGAGGTCTTTGGTTTTCTGTTGCCCACGGCAGTACTGGTGGCGTGCTCTATTCAGAGCATCCGAACTCTCAAAGCATCAAAGAACAGCAACCACAAGAAACAAGCTGGTGTGAGAATCATCTACAGCAGCCTAGCGGCCTTCCTTGTGCCCTTCACCCCCTGTCACGTGGCTATATTCCTGCAGTATCTTGTCCGTAATGGCTTTATTTCAGACTGCAAACATCAAAAGAACATTGCCCTTTTCATACAGGTGGCAATAAACATTGCAAACGTGACCTGCTGCTTAGATGCACTGTGTTACTATTTCATTGCGAAGGAAGTCCGATCCACCAAGAAGACGTTTAGACTGTCCATGAGCAGAGTGAGAACCACCAGCACCTCAGATGCCTGAGGTATAGTCAGTTTATTCATCTTTCAGAATGTGTTCTAAGGGATTTCCAATGGAAGTAAAGGTGTGGTCATAATTGCTAAATTTTGTGGTCGAAAAAAGTTTATTGTCGATAGTGAAGtgtgaagcacagctcacaaaaAAAGTAACTTTCAAACCCAACATCCTTCTTTTGGTCAGCTCAGCAAATTCACATGCCAACTTGAACCCACTGCGAAATTGGCATGGGGAAATTTTTCACCCTCACATGAAAATCCAGATTGTGTGGATTCCTACTGAAATAACCTGATTTTACTCAGGTTCAGTGCATGTTTTATGGACATAAATGGACAGACATTGCTCCTCTCATTCCAACTGAaggtagttcatccaaaatttactcacccttaagtcgAAAACTGCATGACTCTGTTTCTTGCTTGtttttgaacacaaaatattttgaaagataATAAGTTGGTTTTTTTTAGCCATGCATAGAAAGTCATTGGGCTCCAATGATGTTTGGTTCCTAACAGACtccaaaatatcatcttttgcaTTCAGTGTTGAGTTATGTGTTgcgttacataatcagattactttttcaagtaactagtaaagtaacaaattgctttttcattacaaaaaaaaaaaaaaggaatctgaaaatataattcaaaatagtaATTTAATGTTACTTAGTTTTCCCATATATTGACAGACAGTTCTCCTGTTCTTATGTTGAGAGCAATGGGAAGTACGGGAAGTGCAGAGGTGATATGTGCACTGTTTaaacatgatgttactgtagtttTAGACTGAATGTAAACATGCATGTATCTCACTTCCAGAAAAACACAATCATTATTCCCCAAAACGAATATAAAcaatgaaatgcaaactcagaatacgACACAAAccagcaataattaaatatgttaaataacacaaatataatttatgtaaaatcccattttttaatcaatgtttttgCTGCTGACATTtgatgatccaattcaaccatacAAGCAAAAATGACTATGATTTAACATAACGTTTGTGTTTGCAACATTGTAAAATTTGCACAGAggtgaatttacatttccttcagtctGAGCCTGATTCATTtcctttttggtgtgaaagggctttgtacatttgccaaaaatagaacttagaaaaaaagcAAGCTCGGCTAAGATTTAAAACGTAGCAAAAAgtaacataatgcattactttgcacaaaaagaaattaacataattagttactttttagggagtaacacaacagcctattttaacacattaactttccccaacactgcttgtattctgcagaagaaactcacacaggtttggaacgacatgagggtgaatagaTGATGACAAGtttcctgtttttctttttctttcttttttttggtggaCAATTCATTTAACTCTACAAAGTGAGAGTTAAATGAATATGAGAAACAAATATGAGAAGAAAAAGGGAACAGAACAAAAACTTTACCGTGATGTTTAGAACGGCACATTCTCAGCATTTGTGTGGACTGGAGTTTAAGATCAGTATCACCTATATCCATTTCTTTTGTGAAATGGAAATTTCACAAGAATTTAGATGTTAAATTAGATAACTATCCTTCCTTAAAACTACATCCTTGAAACCTACACACTCCAAAGCCATGAAAGCGAACACCCACAGAAAATGATAGCATTTGAGAGcatttctgattggctaaaagtgGGTGGGCTGTTCCCCTGACCCATTTTTGCGGTTTTTGAGTCTAGGGCTATAAGAGAGACAGTTGTAATTGCTCAGGACTTCTGAGCGGTTTTTAGTTAAAtaggtctgtggttaacacaagGTCAAGAAATTTTACGCTATGACTTAAAATACATCAGTAAGATACACTGTGACGTTTTAAGCTTTAACTCGTCCTGAAAGAGGCGGTTGACTAAAGGAGAACAGAGTGGTCCAGAACATTAAATGTCATCACGTCAAACAGGTAACCTCATCTACTCACTAGTCTGCTTTTTCAGGCtcacagaaaagaaaaatgtctttaaataaaGATTGAAAGAGTTGTCTGAAGTGTCGTGATGGTGAAGATGAAGTCATGTGACAGCGGTGTAGTTCATTTATAGCCtacatttagctttttacttcCGGTGATTGTATTGAGGATTCAGGCTTCAACATTTCTAGAAGTTGCTCATTTGTGAAGTAATTATGATTAAATAAACATGTAGAAatgataagcttttttttttttggtcacagaTCTTATTCTCCACATTAATCCAGAAGTCAATTGAAAATTTGTATTGGGTTTTTATTAAGGAAACCAAAGCAAACTAAATATATCATCACTTCAGCACATTATTTAATgccattttcattaaaatataaattgtgcCTGTCACACTTACGATGAATTTCTGATCCTGTGATAAGGATTTTGCCCCAAAGGTTCTGTATTTGTCTTATCTCATGCGAAGTCTGTCAACATGAGAAAACCTGAGGTCTTCATGCTCACACGCGATGGTCGTCCGACAAACATTCTGAAACCTTCACAATGACTCACAAATGTTTCTGATGCAACATCGTGGATGGCATTACATCCTTCACAATTACCTCTTTTGTTATCTCTTTTGTTATGTATTTTGCCTCCTAAATCAGTATGtcaaatatgttaaaatgtcTGTGTAGTCTTGTCTCACATGTTTTGTACTGTATGTCAATAAAACTGTTTATATTTTGAACAGATCTCCTTGAGTGTGAGTTATGGCACCAATTTC from Carassius gibelio isolate Cgi1373 ecotype wild population from Czech Republic chromosome B2, carGib1.2-hapl.c, whole genome shotgun sequence encodes:
- the LOC127950548 gene encoding G-protein coupled receptor 55-like, which encodes MTNCSTTDVDTLTQILDLVIYVPVLVFGLPLNIAALVVFCVLLRKWTESSIYMTNLALMDLLLLLQLPFKMHAAHHKWEEDKKLFCSFLESLYFVAMYGSIYTIVCIAIDRYIAINHPFQAKQVRSKKNALIVCSFIWVFVMATTSPIYSFREMKSGNFTCFHGFSKKGWSTGIIVCLEVFGFLLPTAVLVACSIQSIRTLKASKNSNHKKQAGVRIIYSSLAAFLVPFTPCHVAIFLQYLVRNGFISDCKHQKNIALFIQVAINIANVTCCLDALCYYFIAKEVRSTKKTFRLSMSRVRTTSTSDA